A stretch of the Filimonas lacunae genome encodes the following:
- a CDS encoding B12-binding domain-containing radical SAM protein, whose translation MSLSSTILFTHSYFLRFDPKQWKTGQPYAPLGTLYAAALLREAGYPVALFDTMFATSAEEITPAITQHRPRFLVIYDDGFNYLTKMCLTNMREAAFRMMQLGKEKGCTVIVASSDATDHYEAYLQAGADFVLPGEAEHTLLELVQAIEQQQTDYHTIHGLAYQQQQQVLKTPPRNVLKFLDGLPFPAWDLVNIAPYRNMWLQHAGYFSINMATTRGCPFKCNWCAKPIYGNRYNSRSPENVIQEIQLLKERFQFDHIWFCDDIFGLKPGWVNTFAQLTATAGLTFRYKIQSRADLLEENYIQDLARSGCDNIWIGAESGSQQILDAMDKGTTIAQIRSATKLIRQYGMHPSFFIQFGYLGETRQDIQQTIHMINELLPSSIGISVSYPLPGTRFHEKVKTQLTLKSNWTHSDEMALMFRNTYAPAFYKHLHKYVHHTYQQHLVAHTLASTLQRPAQLRPRHVKKVMQLLYLLPATFFAKIKLNRLQKLPNA comes from the coding sequence ATGAGCCTATCCTCTACCATATTATTTACTCATTCTTATTTTCTCCGGTTCGATCCCAAACAGTGGAAAACAGGGCAGCCTTATGCGCCACTGGGCACCTTATATGCCGCCGCGCTATTGCGTGAAGCGGGCTACCCGGTAGCCCTGTTCGATACCATGTTTGCCACCAGCGCCGAAGAAATAACACCAGCTATTACACAGCACCGCCCCCGCTTTCTGGTTATTTACGACGATGGCTTTAATTACCTTACTAAAATGTGCCTGACCAATATGCGGGAAGCAGCTTTTCGCATGATGCAGTTAGGAAAGGAGAAGGGTTGCACGGTAATAGTTGCCAGCTCAGATGCCACCGACCACTACGAAGCTTACCTGCAGGCAGGCGCCGACTTCGTGCTGCCGGGCGAAGCAGAACACACTCTGCTGGAACTGGTACAGGCTATTGAGCAACAGCAAACCGATTATCATACTATACACGGGTTGGCGTATCAACAACAGCAACAGGTGCTGAAAACTCCACCCCGGAATGTATTAAAGTTTTTAGATGGCCTGCCTTTCCCGGCCTGGGACCTCGTAAACATCGCACCCTACCGCAACATGTGGCTACAACATGCTGGGTACTTTTCTATCAACATGGCCACCACAAGGGGCTGCCCCTTTAAATGTAACTGGTGCGCAAAGCCTATTTACGGTAACCGTTACAACAGCCGCAGTCCTGAGAATGTGATACAGGAGATACAGCTATTGAAAGAACGTTTTCAGTTTGATCATATCTGGTTTTGTGACGACATTTTTGGCCTGAAACCCGGATGGGTAAACACCTTTGCACAGCTGACAGCCACTGCCGGGCTTACTTTTCGTTATAAGATACAGTCCCGTGCCGATTTGCTGGAAGAAAACTATATACAAGACCTCGCACGAAGCGGCTGCGACAACATATGGATAGGCGCCGAAAGTGGTTCTCAGCAAATACTGGATGCTATGGATAAAGGCACTACTATAGCACAAATACGCAGCGCCACAAAGCTGATACGCCAATACGGCATGCATCCATCCTTCTTTATACAATTCGGTTACCTGGGTGAAACCAGGCAGGATATTCAGCAAACCATTCACATGATCAATGAGCTGTTGCCATCCAGCATTGGCATATCCGTATCCTACCCCTTGCCCGGCACCCGCTTTCACGAGAAGGTAAAAACCCAGCTTACCTTAAAAAGCAACTGGACCCATTCTGATGAAATGGCGCTAATGTTTCGCAATACCTATGCACCTGCATTTTACAAACACTTGCATAAGTATGTACACCATACCTACCAGCAACACCTGGTGGCTCATACGCTGGCTTCTACCCTTCAACGCCCCGCGCAGCTACGCCCCAGGCATGTAAAAAAAGTTATGCAGCTGCTATACTTGCTGCCTGCCACCTTTTTTGCCAAAATAAAACTGAACCGGCTACAAAAACTGCCTAACGCTTAA
- a CDS encoding IS3 family transposase, protein MNLLTELHPHIGVGQFCTVFGKTRQAWYYATRTQAEQEMTDSIVVKMVKEIREEQPRLGTRKLYYLLEPQLQAHGIKMGRDALFDMLERYDLLIRHRRRRAITTDSNHPYRKYDNLIQHLILTGKNQLWVSDITYLRVSEGFCYLSLVTDAFSRKIVGYRLWPNLAARGSIEALNMALNEQQPGRNMLIHHSDRGVQYCCSDYVGQLQNYQINISMSHKGDPYQNAIAERVNGILKHEYSLNKEFEDLVQATKAVQAAVNLYNSRRPHDSLSYLTPDQAHELTGIIKRNWRTYSKHIIKNQDLEVSNVGLGKLCNAKQD, encoded by the coding sequence GTGAACCTGCTTACAGAACTGCACCCTCATATTGGGGTAGGTCAGTTTTGTACAGTGTTTGGCAAGACCCGTCAAGCCTGGTATTATGCTACACGCACCCAGGCTGAGCAGGAAATGACAGATTCTATTGTAGTAAAAATGGTGAAAGAAATACGGGAGGAACAACCTCGCTTGGGTACCCGTAAGCTCTACTATCTGTTGGAACCTCAGCTACAGGCGCATGGAATTAAAATGGGCCGTGATGCTCTATTTGATATGCTGGAACGCTATGACCTGCTTATCCGTCATCGCAGACGGCGTGCTATTACCACCGATAGCAACCATCCTTACCGTAAATATGATAACTTAATACAGCACTTGATATTAACAGGTAAAAATCAACTTTGGGTTAGTGATATTACCTATCTGCGAGTATCAGAAGGCTTTTGCTACCTGAGTCTTGTAACTGATGCTTTTAGTCGTAAAATAGTTGGCTACCGCCTGTGGCCTAATCTGGCAGCGCGTGGAAGCATAGAAGCGCTAAACATGGCTTTAAATGAACAGCAGCCTGGGCGGAACATGCTCATACACCATTCTGATCGCGGTGTACAATACTGCTGTTCTGATTATGTTGGACAGTTGCAAAACTATCAGATCAATATTAGTATGAGTCATAAAGGAGATCCCTATCAGAATGCAATAGCAGAGCGGGTTAACGGTATTCTAAAGCATGAATATAGTCTTAATAAAGAGTTTGAAGATCTAGTTCAGGCCACCAAAGCTGTACAGGCTGCCGTAAACTTATACAACAGCCGCAGACCCCATGATAGTTTAAGTTATCTGACGCCGGACCAGGCACATGAACTAACCGGAATAATCAAAAGGAACTGGCGGACTTACAGTAAGCATATTATTAAGAATCAGGACTTAGAAGTAAGCAACGTAGGATTAGGGAAGCTCTGTAACGCCAAACAGGATTAA
- a CDS encoding nitroreductase family protein, which produces MSLLDDLQWRYATKKMNGAKVPQEKLDYILEAARLAPSSSGLQQYKIIVITDKALLEKIKGIAYNQSQITDCSHLLVFVAWDGYSEERVSQVFNHMMDERSLPHNTMDGYKEIILNLYGPLGREWQAHHASKQSYISFAMAIAAAAEQKVDATPIEGFLPDKMDELLQLKGTGYKSTVLLPLGYREAENDWLVNMKKVRTPKEAFVTEMTITDAADMVDLPVTQSLDSFTQK; this is translated from the coding sequence ATGAGCTTATTGGATGATTTGCAATGGCGTTATGCTACGAAGAAAATGAACGGAGCTAAAGTGCCGCAGGAAAAGCTGGATTATATTTTGGAAGCAGCCCGTTTGGCACCTTCTTCTTCGGGTTTGCAGCAGTATAAGATTATCGTGATCACTGATAAGGCTTTGCTGGAGAAAATAAAAGGCATTGCCTATAATCAAAGCCAGATTACAGATTGCTCGCATCTGCTGGTGTTTGTGGCCTGGGATGGCTATAGTGAGGAACGGGTGAGCCAGGTGTTTAATCATATGATGGACGAACGGAGTTTGCCACATAATACGATGGACGGTTATAAAGAGATTATCTTAAACCTGTATGGTCCGTTAGGTCGGGAGTGGCAGGCTCACCATGCCTCCAAGCAGAGTTATATTTCGTTTGCGATGGCTATTGCGGCCGCCGCAGAACAGAAGGTGGACGCAACGCCTATTGAAGGCTTTTTGCCGGATAAGATGGATGAGCTGTTACAGTTAAAAGGTACAGGGTATAAAAGTACAGTGCTACTGCCTTTAGGCTACCGGGAAGCAGAGAACGACTGGCTGGTGAATATGAAAAAAGTGCGAACACCCAAAGAAGCTTTTGTTACAGAGATGACAATAACAGATGCAGCAGATATGGTCGATTTACCGGTGACACAATCATTGGATAGTTTTACACAGAAGTAA
- a CDS encoding amidohydrolase family protein, whose protein sequence is MVLQQVYTIDGRRVNITLAQGLVAGITSAGMPAAAGVPQLHFHHHLVFPGLINSHDHLHFNLFPRLGNRLYPNYVAWGEDIHIHNKATIAAVLAVPKAMRTQWGVYKNLLNGVTTVVHHGESLQVPSPVMDVFTHCHSLHSVQLEKRWRYKLNNPFLPAHPFVIHVGEGTDAGSRQEIDRLMQWNILHRKLIGVHGVAMQPQQARAFAALVWCPDSNEFLLGATAAIDSLKRETAVLFGTDSTVSAHWSIWEHLRMARRTGMLTDAELMRSVWRAPAEVWGLPGKGMLTPGAVADLVVVKMKEGQEPGPDAFFAIEPQDIALVVKDGRIVLFDEALLPQLTWQQAHLQEYSKVFTANTGKYVWGDVPALLTGIRQYYADISFPIDLVS, encoded by the coding sequence ATGGTGTTACAGCAAGTGTATACAATAGATGGCAGGCGGGTGAATATCACGCTGGCGCAGGGCCTTGTTGCGGGTATCACATCTGCCGGTATGCCAGCTGCGGCGGGTGTGCCGCAGCTGCATTTTCATCACCATCTTGTTTTTCCGGGTTTGATCAACTCACACGATCATTTACATTTCAATCTCTTTCCACGGCTGGGCAATCGTTTGTATCCGAACTATGTGGCCTGGGGCGAAGACATTCATATTCATAACAAAGCAACCATAGCGGCTGTACTGGCGGTGCCCAAGGCTATGCGCACGCAATGGGGTGTTTATAAAAACCTTTTGAATGGTGTAACCACTGTGGTGCATCATGGAGAAAGCCTGCAAGTGCCTTCACCGGTGATGGATGTGTTTACACATTGCCACTCCCTGCATTCTGTACAGCTGGAAAAGCGCTGGCGTTACAAGCTGAACAATCCTTTTTTACCGGCGCATCCTTTTGTGATACATGTAGGGGAAGGAACGGATGCAGGCAGCAGGCAGGAGATAGACCGGCTGATGCAATGGAATATCCTGCACAGGAAGTTGATAGGCGTGCATGGCGTGGCTATGCAGCCACAGCAGGCGCGCGCATTTGCTGCCTTGGTGTGGTGTCCGGATTCTAACGAGTTTTTACTGGGTGCCACTGCTGCTATAGATAGTTTAAAAAGAGAAACGGCTGTATTGTTTGGAACAGATTCTACCGTGAGTGCCCATTGGAGTATATGGGAGCATTTGCGTATGGCCCGGCGCACAGGGATGCTTACCGATGCTGAATTGATGCGGAGTGTATGGCGTGCGCCTGCGGAGGTGTGGGGACTGCCTGGTAAGGGGATGCTAACACCCGGCGCGGTGGCCGACCTGGTAGTGGTGAAGATGAAAGAGGGGCAGGAGCCGGGGCCTGATGCGTTTTTTGCCATTGAGCCGCAGGATATAGCATTGGTGGTGAAAGACGGGAGGATAGTGTTGTTTGATGAAGCATTGTTGCCGCAGCTAACATGGCAACAGGCGCATTTGCAAGAGTACAGCAAAGTGTTTACTGCCAATACGGGTAAGTATGTATGGGGAGATGTGCCTGCTTTGCTTACCGGCATCCGGCAATATTACGCGGATATTTCTTTTCCAATAGACCTGGTATCATGA
- a CDS encoding DUF6055 domain-containing protein, whose product MIKIGFLWALLMAGFVSTQAQQLLTGTGYGSMAGKGDGWGDSQPVLAFNGIATMGNQVDFNTGDASNMPWIGLALAAPAQITKIRVLPRQEYAVSGSGDTTWSSWMYQYLEGAKFQASQDSLFTNPVDLATVGTVTNSYWQEFAISNLNSYKYVRLLNTKTFITFTQLQFYGISSAAPATGKTIYIPNEWKIAANNIQWDSTNRMKQSPNCVVFWGPLAGNDPTQATNTALRFEPQKILDSMEAVYDFLMDSMKIIPDAGQWAKYKLIIVMNNTWRDGLYTGWAYGGNYENQAPAMWVDPGVFKDNAWTATHEFTHTIQSMITVMYPGHGYTNTNSGFFWETHANFMAFQRYPTFATAADMPRAINLSSYFLGSGRKHYAQFYFLQQFKDDYGIDFVSRLWREANATAAETPLEVAKRLLGMDQTAFSDYMMRYAAKSVKWDFSNKNYLVASEKSLDRVWKFRKTVLLDSLGEGHFAIPDNQAPQQFGFNIVRLYPQAEDGCQQPYVYMKFKGHVDANASSGWRYAFVTVDSTTGNSVFSDFYKEDAAEIIYKLPANTSETYLVVMGAPTQMHFQKSTLFEPGFPKIYRYAWDIQLQGAVPQGYEKGFRSADTTGLTGARHANGGGWVASTAKVDATSYVAPGAFVLDRARVTGNARVEGRAEVRDDVTLSGNAVVKDFAIVGGNSAISGKAVIGGAATVYYSKVSDSASVSEGAFLQYNNLSGGAKVYGNAFSTGSTSLSGNIKIGGDAEIGGTCAKGTYLQCLGITDGTNTRTECDGLDNSPVNTDVNQAYTAFDDATMSFAKVVACGDSVGKASLPPVIILDTNSITVQLPVNSVSLHAVASDPDGTVVAYSWKKVSGPDSYAFAAATEAGTTVTGLVYGTYVFALTATDNTGTKSTARITVYVLQPNDAPVVAVDSGITVTLPVNYLTLWATASDADGYIDSVRWYRVAGDARCYIVTPGSLSTTVRNLQEGVYRFALRATDNKQKAAEDSIKVTVLPAVATSTEEGNYTTLHVSPNPASGIVHLTFPVVTGGNILIYDSKGSTVFTKALAAGAVSEEVNVSALHAGMYYVQVVTRNSNKYTASMVVVR is encoded by the coding sequence ATGATTAAAATCGGGTTTTTATGGGCACTGTTAATGGCGGGTTTTGTAAGCACACAGGCACAGCAGCTGTTAACAGGCACGGGGTATGGCAGCATGGCGGGTAAAGGCGATGGCTGGGGCGATAGCCAGCCGGTACTGGCTTTTAACGGCATCGCCACTATGGGTAACCAGGTGGATTTTAACACAGGCGATGCCAGTAACATGCCCTGGATAGGGTTGGCGTTAGCGGCACCTGCACAGATAACAAAGATCCGGGTTTTGCCCCGGCAGGAGTATGCTGTATCGGGTAGTGGCGACACTACCTGGAGTAGCTGGATGTATCAATACCTGGAAGGAGCTAAGTTTCAGGCTTCGCAGGATTCTTTATTTACCAACCCGGTAGATCTGGCTACGGTAGGTACTGTTACCAACAGTTACTGGCAGGAGTTTGCCATCAGCAATCTCAACAGTTATAAGTATGTGCGCCTGCTCAATACAAAAACATTCATCACTTTCACGCAGCTACAGTTTTATGGTATTTCATCGGCTGCGCCTGCCACAGGCAAAACCATTTACATCCCCAATGAGTGGAAAATAGCGGCTAATAACATTCAATGGGATTCTACCAACAGAATGAAGCAATCTCCCAACTGTGTGGTATTCTGGGGGCCACTGGCAGGTAATGATCCTACGCAGGCCACGAATACCGCCTTACGTTTTGAGCCGCAAAAGATTCTGGACTCCATGGAAGCCGTGTATGATTTTCTGATGGACTCCATGAAGATAATACCAGATGCCGGCCAGTGGGCTAAATACAAACTGATAATAGTAATGAATAACACCTGGCGCGATGGATTGTATACCGGCTGGGCCTATGGTGGTAATTACGAAAACCAGGCCCCCGCTATGTGGGTTGATCCCGGTGTATTCAAAGACAATGCCTGGACAGCTACGCATGAGTTTACGCACACCATTCAATCGATGATTACGGTAATGTATCCGGGGCATGGATACACCAATACTAACTCCGGCTTCTTTTGGGAAACGCATGCCAATTTCATGGCCTTTCAGCGTTACCCCACGTTTGCTACCGCAGCCGATATGCCCAGGGCTATTAACTTATCCAGCTACTTTTTAGGATCGGGCCGTAAGCATTACGCACAGTTTTACTTTCTGCAACAGTTTAAGGATGATTATGGTATCGACTTCGTTTCGCGCCTGTGGCGGGAAGCCAATGCCACGGCAGCAGAAACACCACTGGAAGTGGCTAAGCGCCTGCTGGGCATGGATCAGACTGCGTTTAGCGATTACATGATGCGGTATGCGGCAAAAAGCGTGAAATGGGATTTCTCTAATAAAAACTACCTGGTGGCTTCTGAAAAATCATTAGACAGGGTGTGGAAATTTAGAAAAACTGTTCTACTAGATTCACTGGGCGAGGGGCATTTTGCTATCCCCGATAACCAGGCGCCACAACAGTTTGGCTTTAATATCGTACGGCTGTATCCGCAGGCGGAAGATGGCTGCCAGCAGCCTTATGTGTATATGAAGTTTAAAGGGCATGTGGATGCCAATGCTTCCTCCGGCTGGCGTTATGCTTTTGTAACAGTAGATTCCACCACCGGCAATTCTGTATTTAGTGACTTCTATAAAGAGGACGCCGCTGAGATCATATACAAGCTACCCGCCAACACCTCCGAAACCTACCTGGTAGTAATGGGGGCACCTACGCAAATGCACTTTCAAAAGAGTACTTTGTTTGAACCCGGCTTTCCAAAAATTTACCGGTATGCCTGGGACATACAACTGCAAGGGGCGGTGCCGCAGGGTTATGAAAAAGGGTTTAGAAGTGCCGATACCACCGGCCTTACAGGTGCCAGACATGCCAACGGCGGCGGCTGGGTAGCCAGCACGGCTAAGGTAGATGCTACTTCTTATGTGGCACCCGGTGCTTTTGTACTGGACCGTGCCAGGGTTACCGGCAACGCACGTGTTGAAGGCCGTGCAGAGGTGAGAGATGATGTAACCTTATCAGGTAATGCGGTAGTGAAAGATTTTGCTATAGTGGGTGGTAACAGCGCCATTTCGGGCAAGGCTGTTATTGGCGGCGCTGCTACTGTTTATTATTCTAAAGTATCAGATAGTGCTTCGGTAAGTGAAGGCGCTTTTCTGCAATACAATAATTTGTCAGGCGGAGCCAAAGTGTATGGTAATGCTTTCTCTACCGGTTCTACCAGTTTATCTGGTAACATTAAAATAGGCGGTGATGCAGAAATAGGAGGTACCTGTGCTAAGGGAACCTACCTGCAGTGTTTAGGCATTACAGATGGCACCAACACCCGCACGGAGTGTGATGGCTTGGATAACTCACCGGTGAACACGGATGTGAACCAGGCATACACGGCGTTTGATGATGCTACTATGTCGTTTGCTAAAGTGGTGGCGTGTGGCGATAGCGTAGGGAAGGCTTCTTTACCACCTGTGATTATTTTGGACACCAATTCCATTACCGTACAGCTGCCTGTTAACAGCGTTTCGCTGCATGCCGTAGCGAGTGATCCGGATGGTACAGTAGTGGCTTATAGCTGGAAAAAGGTATCTGGCCCGGATAGTTATGCCTTTGCGGCGGCTACAGAAGCCGGCACAACGGTTACCGGTTTGGTATATGGCACCTATGTGTTTGCATTAACAGCCACAGATAACACCGGCACTAAAAGCACGGCAAGGATAACGGTATATGTGTTGCAACCCAACGATGCGCCGGTGGTTGCAGTAGATTCCGGCATAACAGTTACGTTACCGGTAAATTATCTAACCCTGTGGGCAACGGCCAGTGATGCAGATGGATATATTGATTCTGTACGGTGGTACCGGGTGGCTGGTGATGCCCGATGCTATATTGTTACCCCTGGTAGCTTATCTACCACGGTTCGCAATTTGCAGGAGGGTGTGTACCGGTTTGCTTTGCGTGCTACGGATAATAAACAAAAAGCGGCTGAGGATTCTATAAAGGTTACCGTATTACCTGCAGTTGCTACCAGCACAGAAGAGGGCAACTATACCACCTTACATGTATCGCCCAACCCTGCCAGTGGAATCGTGCATCTTACCTTTCCTGTTGTAACAGGAGGGAACATACTGATATATGATAGTAAAGGAAGCACTGTTTTTACCAAAGCATTGGCTGCCGGTGCAGTATCGGAAGAGGTGAATGTGAGTGCTTTGCATGCGGGTATGTATTATGTGCAGGTAGTTACCCGCAACAGTAACAAGTATACCGCTTCTATGGTAGTAGTGCGTTAA
- a CDS encoding class I SAM-dependent methyltransferase: MNSTNYHKQNGVFCRKALTLAGDFEQSYVSVRAQEQRLYPDAVLRQLPQLPHTHAAGKEWQIRKQSSRNLLRYCYRQQARQILEIGCGNGWLSHQFSTLPQAEVIGMDINFTELQQAARVFAKPNLSFVYDVFTANFLPYRQFDVIVFAASIQYFPSLHGILPVALQKLAPGGSLHITDTYFYASAAAQQQAIHNTKDYYHQLGHPHMSNYYHHHTLADLQPYHYQVKQHAPTWLRRLKKQTTAFPWIIITP, encoded by the coding sequence ATGAATTCAACCAACTACCATAAGCAGAATGGCGTGTTTTGCCGGAAGGCGCTTACACTGGCCGGCGATTTTGAGCAGTCCTATGTTTCTGTACGCGCACAGGAACAAAGACTATACCCCGATGCAGTATTGCGGCAACTGCCACAACTGCCCCACACACATGCAGCCGGTAAAGAGTGGCAGATAAGAAAACAATCATCCCGTAACCTGCTGCGGTATTGCTACCGGCAACAGGCCCGGCAAATATTGGAAATAGGCTGTGGCAACGGCTGGCTCAGTCACCAGTTCAGCACCCTTCCACAGGCCGAGGTAATTGGTATGGATATTAATTTCACAGAACTACAACAGGCTGCAAGGGTATTTGCCAAACCCAATCTCTCTTTTGTATACGATGTATTTACCGCCAATTTCCTACCCTACCGGCAATTTGATGTTATTGTGTTTGCCGCTTCTATACAATACTTTCCTTCGCTGCACGGCATATTACCTGTTGCCCTGCAAAAGCTGGCGCCAGGCGGCTCCCTGCACATTACCGACACTTATTTTTATGCTTCTGCCGCCGCACAGCAACAGGCTATTCACAACACAAAAGACTATTATCATCAACTGGGACACCCACACATGAGCAACTATTATCATCACCATACACTGGCCGATCTGCAACCTTATCATTACCAGGTAAAGCAACATGCACCCACCTGGCTGCGCAGGTTGAAAAAACAAACCACCGCTTTTCCCTGGATCATCATTACCCCATGA
- a CDS encoding winged helix-turn-helix transcriptional regulator: MQKSNSIYPGDSDCVRKVRAIDDTIHILSGKWKVAIISHLCFKQMRYSELLKDINGIAGKVLSRELKDLEMNGLIIREVTAGSPVSVTYAISEYGKTLKELTDAMAAWGLQHRERIFKLHKAEVAEACFNTNV; encoded by the coding sequence ATGCAGAAATCTAATTCCATATATCCCGGTGACAGTGATTGTGTAAGAAAAGTAAGGGCCATTGATGATACCATACACATACTCAGTGGCAAATGGAAAGTAGCTATTATATCCCATCTCTGCTTTAAACAAATGCGGTATTCCGAGCTGCTGAAAGATATTAACGGCATAGCCGGCAAGGTACTGAGCAGGGAACTGAAAGACCTGGAAATGAACGGCCTTATTATACGGGAAGTTACGGCAGGCAGCCCCGTATCGGTCACTTATGCCATATCAGAATACGGAAAAACATTAAAGGAGTTAACAGATGCCATGGCAGCCTGGGGCTTGCAGCATAGGGAAAGGATATTTAAACTACACAAAGCAGAGGTGGCCGAAGCCTGCTTTAACACCAATGTCTGA
- a CDS encoding helix-turn-helix domain-containing protein, translating to MATTIPDFEFFDYSVNEALFLSDKEELVLTQIINNIRQECSDNMDRFSHDIIITQLESLLSYSERFYQRQFMTRRITSHQVLDRLNGLLNAYFDGEELGQQGLLTVGYLAQQLHMSPDYLSGLLKALTGLTTQQHIHEKLIEKAKEQLSATSLSISEIAYRLGFEHSQSFSKLFKSKTNLSPLEFRQSFN from the coding sequence ATGGCTACAACAATACCAGATTTCGAATTCTTTGATTACTCGGTGAATGAAGCTTTGTTTCTTTCTGATAAAGAAGAACTGGTACTTACTCAGATTATCAACAACATCCGGCAGGAATGTAGTGATAATATGGATAGGTTCAGCCATGATATTATCATCACACAACTGGAATCGCTGCTTAGTTATTCTGAGCGGTTTTATCAGCGTCAGTTTATGACGCGACGGATAACCAGTCACCAGGTATTAGACAGGCTCAATGGCCTGCTGAATGCTTATTTTGATGGTGAGGAACTGGGGCAACAAGGCTTACTTACCGTAGGGTATCTGGCACAACAACTGCATATGTCGCCTGATTATTTAAGTGGATTGCTTAAAGCGCTTACAGGCTTAACCACACAGCAACACATACATGAAAAGCTGATTGAAAAAGCCAAAGAACAGCTTTCTGCTACCAGCTTATCGATAAGTGAAATAGCCTACCGGCTGGGATTTGAACATTCCCAGTCGTTTAGCAAGTTGTTTAAATCCAAAACTAATTTATCGCCATTGGAGTTCAGGCAATCGTTTAATTAA
- a CDS encoding class I SAM-dependent methyltransferase: protein MQQTIHKTPAQHAFNKQSAIFDHIYTPNLIIQYKRQAVRDHMAAYLAPHSHILELNAGTGEDATYFAQQGHSVHATDIAEDMQQVLREKVQARGLTHQVSQEICSYTSLNNLQQQGPYDAIFSNFAGLNCTGQLHQVLSSFSPLLKPGGLVTLVIMPRFCLWEVLLLLKGKWRTAFRRFKGKNGVPARVEGIDFTCWYYPPRFIQGCLQEEFELLQTEGLCTIVPPSYLNTFPVKYPRLYQQLIKWEKRYKHTWPWRLIGDYYIISLRKK from the coding sequence ATGCAGCAAACAATACACAAAACCCCGGCACAGCATGCATTTAATAAGCAGTCTGCAATATTCGATCATATTTATACACCCAACCTTATTATTCAATACAAGCGACAGGCCGTACGCGATCATATGGCAGCTTACCTGGCCCCACACAGTCATATACTGGAATTGAATGCCGGCACGGGGGAAGATGCCACCTATTTTGCGCAGCAGGGGCATAGCGTACATGCCACAGACATTGCAGAAGACATGCAACAAGTGCTGCGCGAAAAGGTGCAGGCACGGGGGCTTACCCACCAGGTAAGCCAGGAAATATGTTCTTATACCAGCCTGAACAACCTGCAACAGCAAGGCCCTTATGATGCTATCTTCTCCAATTTCGCGGGACTGAACTGCACCGGCCAGCTGCATCAGGTATTGTCATCCTTCTCCCCTTTATTAAAACCGGGTGGACTGGTTACCCTGGTAATTATGCCACGTTTTTGTCTGTGGGAGGTACTGCTGTTATTAAAAGGAAAGTGGCGTACAGCCTTCCGCCGCTTCAAAGGCAAAAATGGCGTGCCAGCACGTGTAGAAGGTATTGACTTTACCTGTTGGTATTACCCGCCCCGGTTTATACAAGGCTGTTTACAGGAAGAATTCGAACTGCTGCAAACAGAAGGCTTGTGCACCATTGTACCGCCTTCTTACCTCAACACCTTTCCGGTAAAATATCCCAGGTTATATCAACAATTGATAAAATGGGAAAAACGCTATAAGCACACATGGCCCTGGCGGCTAATAGGCGATTACTATATCATCAGCCTGCGCAAAAAGTAA